The proteins below come from a single Panicum hallii strain FIL2 chromosome 7, PHallii_v3.1, whole genome shotgun sequence genomic window:
- the LOC112899089 gene encoding sialyltransferase-like protein 3 — MKRQWSHPSVALPLLVALLLLLTFRCSLRHAQAPSRGANAGGYGVDATLAELAAVDPAASAVLRDAEALLEGNLTRAPPEHRDAAVRGLRGWLGAQRFDPCVMAELVDLIKRPIDRYAGAARERGEGRRPYASCAVVGNSGVLLAREHGALIDGHDLVVRLNNAPAGEEGSWLARHVGARTGLAFLNSNVLSRCAARGGCQHCRAYGDRVPILTYMCSAAHFVEHAVCSAPAAGAAAAAPVIVTDPRLDALCARLVKYYSLRRFVRETGRPAAEWGARHEEGMFHYSSGMQAVVAAAGVCERVSVFGFGKDPGARHHYHTLQRGELDLHDYEAEYEFYRDLEARPEAIPFLRDSGFRLPPVVVYQ; from the coding sequence ATGAAGAGACAGTGGAGCCACCCGTCGGTCGCGCTCCCGCTGCTCGTCGCGCTGCTCTTGCTGCTCACGTTCCGGTGCTCCCTGCGCCACGCCCAGGCTCCTAGCCGCGGCGCCAACGCGGGGGGCTACGGCGTCGACGCCACGCTCGCGGAGCTGGCGGCCGTGGACccggcggcgtcggcggtgCTGCGGGACGCCGAGGCGCTGCTGGAGGGGAACCTGACGCGGGCGCCCCCGGAGCACCGTGACGCCGCGGTGCGCGGCCTGCGCGGCTGGCTCGGCGCGCAGCGGTTCGACCCCTGCGTGATGGCGGAGCTCGTCGACCTCATCAAGCGGCCTATCGACCGGTacgccggggcggcgcgggagcgggGCGAGGGCCGCCGGCCGTACGCGTCGTGCGCCGTGGTGGGCAACAGCGGCGTCCTGCTGGCGCGGGAGCACGGCGCGCTCATCGACGGCCACGACCTGGTGGTCCGGCTCAACAACGCGCCCGCGGGGGAGGAGGGCAGCTGGCTCGCGCGCCACGTGGGCGCCCGGACCGGTCTCGCGTTCCTCAACAGCAACGTGCTGAGCCggtgcgcggcgcgcggcggctgcCAGCACTGCCGCGCCTACGGCGACCGCGTGCCCATCCTCACGTACATGTGCAGCGCCGCGCACTTCGTGGAGCACGCGGTGTGCAGCGCCCCGGcagccggagcggcggcggcggcgccggtgatTGTGACGGACCCGCGGCTGGACGCGCTGTGCGCGCGGCTGGTCAAGTACTACTCGCTGCGCCGGTTCGTGCGGGAgacggggcggccggcggcggagtggggcgcgcggcacgaggagggCATGTTCCACTACTCGTCGGGGATGCAGGCGGTGGTGGCCGCCGCGGGGGTGTGCGAGCGGGTGTCCGTGTTCGGGTTCGGCAAGGACCCCGGCGCGAggcaccactaccacacgctgcagCGGGGCGAGCTGGACCTGCACGACTACGAGGCCGAGTACGAGTTCTACCGGGACCTCGAGGCGCGGCCGGAGGCGATACCCTTCCTACGGGACTCCGGCTTCAGGCTGCCACCGGTGGTGGTCTACCAATGA